In Geminicoccaceae bacterium, a single window of DNA contains:
- a CDS encoding VirB3 family type IV secretion system protein, which produces MAVALEQLDAVPGFSVPVHRALTEHILLGGAPRSIAIMNGTLAGAVGLGLRLWLVGIAIWAIGHFLAVWAAKRDPQFVEVGRRHLRIPAHLSV; this is translated from the coding sequence ATGGCGGTCGCTCTCGAACAGTTGGACGCCGTGCCCGGCTTCAGCGTCCCGGTCCACCGGGCGCTGACCGAGCATATCCTGCTTGGCGGCGCACCGCGTTCCATCGCCATCATGAACGGCACGCTGGCCGGCGCCGTGGGCCTTGGCCTGCGTCTCTGGCTGGTCGGCATCGCCATCTGGGCAATCGGCCACTTCCTCGCGGTCTGGGCGGCGAAGCGCGATCCGCAATTTGTCGAGGTCGGACGGCGACATCTGCGCATCCCCGCACATCTTTCGGTCTGA
- the trbJ gene encoding P-type conjugative transfer protein TrbJ, producing the protein MKSRQSRARRFAAALLAAPVVAVPMVLPQPAFAAWIVYDPSNYAQNLLTAARTLEQINNQITSLQNEAQMLINQARNLASLPYSSLQQLQQNVQRTKQLLAQAQNIAFNVGQIDQAFQTKYGNVSLSATEAQLVADARSRWQNTVGGLQDAMRVQAGVVGNIETNRAEMSALVSRSQGATGALQATQAGNQLLALQSQQLSDLIALMAANGRAEALNEAERATAAEQGRIQRERFLTPGAGYQPGNAQMFN; encoded by the coding sequence ATGAAGTCACGTCAGTCTCGCGCCCGCCGTTTCGCTGCCGCATTGCTTGCCGCACCCGTTGTCGCCGTGCCCATGGTCCTGCCGCAACCGGCATTCGCAGCATGGATCGTCTATGATCCCTCAAACTACGCTCAGAACCTGCTGACCGCAGCGCGAACGCTGGAGCAGATCAACAACCAGATCACCTCGCTTCAGAACGAAGCGCAGATGCTCATCAATCAGGCCCGCAATCTGGCGAGCCTGCCATATTCGTCGCTCCAGCAATTGCAGCAGAACGTCCAGCGCACCAAGCAGCTTCTCGCCCAGGCGCAGAATATCGCCTTCAATGTCGGTCAGATCGATCAGGCGTTTCAGACCAAATACGGCAATGTCTCGCTGTCCGCGACCGAGGCGCAGCTTGTGGCAGACGCCCGCTCACGCTGGCAGAACACGGTCGGCGGCTTGCAGGACGCCATGCGCGTGCAGGCAGGCGTTGTCGGCAATATCGAGACCAACCGCGCCGAGATGTCGGCGCTGGTCAGTCGCAGTCAGGGTGCGACCGGGGCGCTGCAAGCGACACAAGCGGGTAATCAACTTCTGGCGCTGCAATCCCAGCAACTATCCGACCTCATCGCATTGATGGCGGCGAATGGGCGAGCCGAGGCTTTGAATGAGGCCGAGCGTGCCACCGCCGCCGAACAGGGCCGCATCCAGCGTGAGCGCTTCCTGACGCCGGGCGCGGGCTACCAGCCCGGCAATGCGCAGATGTTCAACTGA
- the trbB gene encoding P-type conjugative transfer ATPase TrbB, whose translation MIETSHREEAIARGARMLRTALGPAIARFLDDPAVVEVMLNPDGRLWIDRLSEGLADTGERLSAVDGERIVRVVAHHVGAEVHVRSPRVSAELPETGERFEGLLPPVVAAPAFAIRKPAVAVFTLDDYVTAGIMTRFQAEALRLNVATRANILVAGGTSTGKTTLTNALLAEVAKTSDRVVIIEDTRELQCAAPNLVAMRTKDGVATLSDLVRSSLRLRPDRIPIGEVRGAEALDLLKAWGTGHPGGIGTIHAGSGIGGLRRLEQLIQEAVVTVPRALIAETINCVAVLSGRGSSRRLTELARVEGLGPDGDYRISPIEVSPTTTHATGDLL comes from the coding sequence ATGATCGAGACCAGCCACAGAGAGGAAGCCATCGCACGCGGCGCGCGGATGCTGCGCACGGCGCTTGGTCCTGCGATTGCGCGCTTTCTGGACGATCCGGCTGTTGTTGAAGTGATGCTCAACCCCGATGGGCGACTCTGGATCGACCGGCTGTCGGAAGGGCTGGCCGATACGGGCGAGCGCCTGTCCGCCGTCGATGGTGAGCGCATCGTCCGGGTGGTCGCCCATCATGTCGGCGCAGAGGTGCATGTGCGCAGTCCGCGCGTGTCCGCCGAATTGCCGGAGACCGGCGAACGATTCGAGGGGCTGTTGCCGCCCGTTGTCGCCGCACCGGCCTTCGCCATCCGCAAGCCCGCTGTCGCCGTGTTCACGCTGGACGATTACGTCACCGCCGGGATCATGACCCGGTTTCAGGCGGAGGCGCTGAGGCTCAATGTCGCGACCCGCGCCAATATTCTGGTGGCGGGTGGCACCTCGACCGGCAAGACAACGCTGACCAACGCGCTGCTGGCCGAGGTGGCGAAGACTTCGGATCGCGTCGTCATCATTGAGGATACGCGCGAGCTGCAATGCGCCGCGCCCAACCTTGTCGCCATGCGGACGAAGGATGGCGTAGCGACGCTTTCCGATCTGGTGCGTTCCAGTCTGCGCTTGCGCCCGGATCGCATCCCCATCGGCGAGGTGCGCGGGGCTGAAGCGCTTGATCTGCTCAAGGCATGGGGCACCGGCCATCCGGGCGGGATTGGCACCATCCATGCCGGATCGGGCATCGGCGGGCTGCGCCGCCTCGAACAGCTCATTCAGGAGGCGGTCGTCACCGTGCCGCGCGCTCTGATCGCCGAAACCATCAATTGTGTCGCCGTTCTGTCGGGTCGCGGTTCGTCGCGCCGATTGACCGAACTTGCCCGCGTCGAAGGGCTGGGGCCGGACGGCGATTACCGCATCAGCCCCATCGAAGTTTCCCCAACCACCACTCACGCAACCGGAGACCTTTTATGA
- a CDS encoding TrbC/VIRB2 family protein, which yields MIHIAMRCHQRLATAAAFAATSLILAAPAHAAGSSMPWEAPLQSILQSIEGPVAKIIAVIVIIMTGLALAFGDTSGGFRRLIQIVFGLSIAFAASSFFLSFFSFGGGALV from the coding sequence ATGATCCATATCGCCATGCGCTGTCATCAGCGCCTCGCCACCGCCGCCGCTTTTGCTGCGACCAGCCTGATACTGGCCGCGCCCGCCCATGCGGCGGGATCGTCCATGCCCTGGGAAGCGCCGTTGCAAAGCATCCTGCAATCCATCGAAGGCCCGGTCGCCAAGATCATCGCCGTCATCGTCATCATCATGACCGGTTTGGCACTGGCCTTTGGTGACACATCGGGCGGATTCCGCCGCCTGATCCAGATCGTCTTCGGCCTTTCCATCGCCTTTGCCGCCAGTTCGTTCTTCCTGTCGTTCTTCTCGTTCGGCGGCGGAGCCTTGGTGTGA
- a CDS encoding DUF2442 domain-containing protein translates to MVELTDTAIDAALERGRTAHANEPRAAAARYDRSSGRVIVDLENGCTFAFPPRLAQGLEGATGDQLATVEVLGKGYGLHWEELDVDLSLPGLMAGIFGTKTWMARRAGRATSAAKAAASRANGAKGGRPRKTAKM, encoded by the coding sequence ATGGTTGAACTGACCGATACCGCAATCGATGCCGCGCTGGAGCGGGGCCGCACCGCACACGCCAATGAACCGCGTGCGGCGGCTGCGCGCTACGACCGGTCTTCCGGTCGCGTGATCGTCGATCTTGAAAACGGCTGCACCTTCGCCTTTCCGCCGCGTCTGGCGCAGGGGCTTGAGGGCGCAACCGGCGATCAACTCGCCACCGTCGAAGTCCTCGGCAAGGGCTATGGTCTGCACTGGGAGGAATTGGACGTTGACCTGTCTCTGCCGGGCCTGATGGCGGGTATTTTCGGCACCAAGACCTGGATGGCCCGTCGTGCAGGTCGAGCTACATCAGCCGCAAAGGCCGCCGCATCCCGCGCCAATGGAGCGAAGGGCGGTCGGCCGCGTAAAACGGCTAAGATGTAA
- a CDS encoding HNH endonuclease translates to MTKRKALPRKLEKEIYQQFASKCPFCGEQDVNTLQVHHIIAHAETQEHHVKNLLLVCANCHQKIENGAIPARDVYEAKFRAEQGDAKPAQVQSRSEGNVISFSGSNAGIVANTVHVSNKSLATKQGPISGTIGSDLAQRNYTKYLIDRYHEFKRAEVGKDGMNYAILYNSIKREFGAKWDNLPVHTFEALTRYLQKRIDGTRLGKAQKTKGIKNYSTFDEHLGKAH, encoded by the coding sequence ATGACGAAACGCAAAGCTCTGCCCAGAAAGCTGGAGAAAGAAATTTACCAGCAGTTCGCTTCAAAATGCCCTTTTTGTGGTGAGCAAGATGTGAACACCTTGCAAGTTCATCACATCATTGCACATGCAGAAACGCAAGAGCATCACGTCAAAAACCTCCTGCTGGTCTGCGCCAACTGCCATCAGAAGATCGAGAACGGGGCGATCCCCGCTCGTGATGTTTATGAGGCAAAATTTCGAGCTGAACAGGGAGACGCAAAACCTGCGCAGGTGCAGTCCCGCAGCGAAGGCAACGTCATTTCCTTTAGCGGGTCGAACGCCGGAATCGTGGCGAATACGGTGCATGTCTCCAACAAATCCTTGGCGACAAAACAGGGGCCGATCTCTGGAACCATAGGTTCAGACCTCGCACAACGAAACTACACAAAATACCTCATCGACCGATATCATGAATTTAAAAGGGCTGAAGTGGGGAAAGATGGTATGAACTATGCTATTCTCTATAACAGCATAAAACGGGAATTCGGCGCGAAGTGGGACAACCTTCCGGTTCATACATTTGAGGCGCTGACCAGATATCTGCAAAAGAGAATTGACGGCACCCGGCTTGGCAAAGCGCAGAAGACCAAGGGCATAAAGAACTACTCAACCTTCGACGAGCATTTAGGGAAGGCCCACTAA
- the trbK-alt gene encoding putative entry exclusion protein TrbK-alt, translating to MEGKHLARIGAVIFVALAITATAIEMSREDEPSAPRPASALQPTADPLRERLRRCQQLGEAAASDADCLAAWAQSRDRFLGR from the coding sequence ATGGAGGGGAAGCATCTGGCCCGCATTGGCGCGGTGATCTTCGTCGCGCTTGCGATCACCGCGACGGCCATCGAGATGTCGCGGGAGGACGAGCCTTCCGCGCCCCGTCCGGCATCCGCTCTCCAGCCCACGGCCGATCCGCTGCGCGAGCGCCTGCGCCGCTGTCAGCAACTCGGCGAGGCGGCGGCCAGTGACGCCGACTGCCTCGCCGCCTGGGCGCAATCGCGCGACCGCTTTCTGGGGCGCTGA
- the trbL gene encoding P-type conjugative transfer protein TrbL gives MNNTGVIDNFLGVFTSYIDSGFGLLGGEVAFIATTLIVIDVTLAALFWAWGADDDIIARLVKKTLFVGIFAYIIGNWNNLARIVFESFAGLGLMASGTSFSVADLMRPGRVAQTGLDAGRPLLESISDLMGWVSFFENFIQIACLLFAWALVVLAFFILAVQLFVTLIEFKLTTLAGFVLIPFGLFGKTAFMAERVLGNVVSSGIKVLVLAVIIGIGSTLFSQFTAGFGGVTPTIDDAMAIVLAALSLLGLGIFGPGIANGLVSGGPQLGAGAAVGTGLAVGGAALAAGGGTMLAAKGGAAILSGGAAAVRGGATAAGGASAAYSVGSLGKSGASGVVSGMGGVARAAGSAAASPLKRTAAKASESVKSSFAQGAKAGFGATGGSSTMGTVGSASADAATQPSGNPPAWARRMQHRQTLSHGTTMAAHAVRAGDGHGGGASVTLSESDRS, from the coding sequence ATGAACAATACCGGCGTCATCGACAATTTTCTGGGTGTCTTCACCAGCTACATCGACAGCGGCTTTGGCCTGCTCGGCGGCGAGGTCGCCTTCATCGCCACCACGCTCATCGTCATCGACGTGACGCTCGCGGCGCTGTTCTGGGCCTGGGGTGCCGACGACGACATCATCGCCCGTCTGGTGAAGAAGACGCTGTTTGTCGGCATCTTCGCCTACATCATCGGAAACTGGAACAATCTCGCAAGGATCGTCTTCGAGAGCTTCGCCGGTCTCGGCCTCATGGCGTCCGGCACCAGCTTTTCCGTCGCCGACCTGATGCGGCCAGGCCGCGTGGCGCAGACCGGACTCGATGCCGGACGGCCATTGCTCGAATCCATTTCCGACCTGATGGGCTGGGTGTCCTTCTTCGAGAACTTCATCCAGATCGCCTGCCTGCTCTTCGCCTGGGCATTGGTGGTGCTGGCTTTCTTCATCCTTGCCGTGCAGCTTTTCGTGACCCTGATCGAATTCAAGCTGACGACGCTCGCGGGCTTCGTCCTGATCCCCTTCGGCCTTTTCGGCAAAACGGCCTTCATGGCCGAACGGGTGCTGGGCAATGTCGTATCCTCAGGCATCAAGGTGCTGGTGCTTGCCGTCATCATCGGCATCGGCAGCACGCTGTTCTCGCAATTCACAGCAGGTTTTGGTGGTGTAACGCCGACTATTGACGACGCCATGGCCATCGTTCTTGCCGCACTGTCGCTCCTTGGCCTCGGCATCTTCGGCCCCGGCATCGCCAACGGGCTTGTCTCGGGTGGCCCGCAGCTTGGTGCGGGCGCCGCAGTCGGCACCGGCCTTGCGGTTGGCGGCGCTGCCCTTGCTGCTGGCGGGGGCACCATGCTGGCCGCAAAGGGCGGCGCTGCAATACTGTCTGGTGGAGCCGCCGCCGTTCGTGGCGGCGCAACCGCCGCCGGTGGTGCAAGTGCGGCTTATAGTGTCGGCTCACTCGGCAAATCCGGGGCATCCGGCGTGGTATCTGGTATGGGCGGCGTTGCGCGCGCAGCCGGTTCTGCCGCAGCGTCCCCGTTGAAGCGCACCGCCGCGAAGGCGTCCGAAAGCGTCAAATCCAGTTTTGCCCAAGGCGCGAAGGCCGGGTTCGGCGCGACCGGCGGTTCTTCCACCATGGGAACGGTTGGTAGCGCCAGCGCCGATGCCGCCACCCAACCATCCGGCAATCCGCCTGCCTGGGCGCGGCGAATGCAGCACCGGCAAACCCTCTCACACGGAACCACCATGGCCGCCCATGCCGTTCGCGCTGGTGACGGCCATGGCGGCGGCGCATCCGTTACCCTTTCCGAAAGTGATCGCTCATGA